CTGCTGCTCACCACCGAGGCGATGATCGCCGAGCGCCCCAAGAAGAAGTCCAAGGGCGGCGCGGGTGGCGGCGCCATGCCGGAGTACGGCGGCGACGACATGGACTACTGAGCCGGCATCCAGGCTCCGTAGCTCCGTAGAGGGTTTTCCGGCCCCGGTGGGCCTCGCGAGAGCGGGGCGCCCGGGGCTGGAGTCTTTTTCAGGAAGCGGTCTTCTTGAAGGCCAGTCCCAGCTCGCGGCTGAGCGCCGAGGTGTCGGAGAGCAGCTTGGGCAGGCACGCGGCGGCCCCGGCGCGCAGGGACGCCAGCGCCGTGTCCATGGTGAGGTGCTCGGCCAGCACGACGAAGGGCGCGCCCTGGCTCAGGGCCCGGGCCAGCTCCAGCGCCTTCTTGCCGTAGGCCGGCGCGAAGTCCCACGACACCACCACGCCCACGGGCGGCTCCATCGTGGCCACCTCCGCGCCCGCGACGACGCGCGCCTCCAGGCCCAGGAGCGTCAGCGCCTCTGAAATCAGCCGCGCGGTGGCCGGGTTGTCCTCCAGCACGTCCACCCGGCGCACAGCGGCGCTGGGGGCGGGGACGGGCGGCGCGGCCGGCGTGTACAGCGCCTGCCGCAAGAGCGCGCGCACCTGGCGGATGTCGTCGAAGGGCTTGAGCAGGTAGTCCACCACGCCCAGTTGCAGCGCCTGCTGCGTCGTCACCAGCGAGGGGTAGCCCGTCATCAGGATGACGCGCGACGCGGGGTCCAGCTTCCGCGCGTGCTGGGCCAGCTCCAGGCCGGAGATGCCGGGCAGGTTCTTGTCCGTGACGATGAGGTCCACTCGGGACGAGCGGAGGATTTCGAGCGCGGCCTCGCCGGTGGCCGCTTCAATGACCTCGCACTCCTTGTCCATCAGGTCCTTGAAGACCATCCGGATGATGCCCTCGTCGTCCACCACCAGCAGGCGCTTGCGCGGCGGGCGCGGCGCGTCCGTGGGAGGGAAGAGCACGCGGAACACCGTGGCCGGGGGCGGCACTTCGCGCAGCGTCGTGGGCGGCACCAACGCAATCTGCGCCTGGTGCTCCTGCGCGATTCTCCGGCAGACGGCGAGCCCCAGGCCCGTGCCGCGTTTGCTGGCGGAGACGTAGGGCTCGAAGATGCGTGTCTTGAGCTCGTCCGGGATGCCCGGTCCCCAGTCGGACACGTAGAGGGCCGCGGAGGCGCCTTCGCGCGCGAGCGTCACCTTCACGCGGCCCCGGCCGGACATGGCGTCGCGAGCATTGTTGAGCAGGTTGAGCGTGAGCTGCTCAATCAGCCGCGCGTTGCCCTGGATGGTGAGGTCCTCGGGGGCCTCCACCTCCAGGGAGATGCGGGCCGAGTCCGGGTTGACGCTGAACACCTTCGCCGCCGCCCAGATGGGCGCGGCCAGGGACAGCCGCTGCTGCGGGGCCGGCCGCTCGCTGGCCAGCCGGATGAAGTCGGAGACGATCTGCTCCATCCGCTCCACCTGCGCGAGCAGCAGCTTCAGCGGGCCGCTGGAGCCTGCCTCCTCGGCCAGCAGTTGGGCGTAGGCCTTCGCGCCCAGCAGGGGCTGACGCAGCTCGTGGAGGACCTCCGCGGCGACCTGGTGGGTGTGGGCGTTGGCGCGTTGCAGCGCCACGGCCGCGAGCCGTGCCTTCTCCAGGTCCCCCGCGTCCAGGGCCTGGAGCAGCTGCGCGAGCGGCGAGGGGGTCTCCATGCTCGGGAGCATGGCGGAGGCAGGTGTTCACGCGCAACGCACCCCCCGCGGGATTCGGTTGACCGCGCTCGCGACCAAACGGATGCTCGCGCACGCCCTCCAGCCCGGCCCTGGTCGCCGAGGTCCTCATGCCGCAGACGAACCCGTTCCACTCGCTGGTGCCCCGGAAGCTGACGGACTCCGAACTGGCCCGCTCCATCCGGCTCAACATCGAGGCGGAGCTGGACGCCATCAACCTCTACGCCGCGCACCTGGACGCGACGGACAACGAGGAGGCGAAGGCCATCCTGCGGCACGTCATGGACGAGGAGCGCGAGCACGCGGCCCTCTTCTGGCAGCTCATCGCGCGGTTGGATCCGGAACAGGCCCAGCACGACCGCGAGGCGTCCCAGAAGTACCGCCTCATCACCACCGGCGCCTCCCACGAAGAGGTGGAGGCGGTGAGCGAGGGCGGCGGCAGCGAGGCCGCCGAGGTGGAGCTGCCCAAGCGGCTCACCGTGGGCAGCCTGCGCAAGTAGCGCGCGCGTCCGGCTTCTTCAGCCCTGTCCCTGCGGGGGCGGGGGATTCTGGCGGCGCTCGGCCGGGGTGGCTTCCAGGTCCTGCGCCGCCATGTAGACGACGTTCCGGGTGCCCCGCTTGCCCCGGTACATGGCCCGGTCGGACAGGTCCAGCAGGTGGTCCTTGTCCTGTGCGTGCTCCGGGAAGCTGGCCACGCCGATGCAGGTGGTGAGCTTGAGCGCCAGCCCCTCGCGGCCCAGGAACTGATGGGTCTCCATGGTGCGGCGGATGCGCTCGGCGACCTTGAGGGCCCCGCCGGAGTCCGTGCCGCGCAGCAGCACCACGTACTCGTCGCCGCCGAAGCGCGCCACCACGTCCGGGTCGCGCACGCAGCCCTTGAGCACGCGCGCGGCCTCCACCAGCACGCGCGAGCCCACCAGGTGCCCGTGCGTGTCGTTGATGGCCTTGAAGCGGTCCAGGTCCAGGAACAGCAGGGAGAAGGGGCGCTCCGTCTGCAGGGCCTCGTTCACCTCGCGGTCCAGCACCAGGTGCAGGTAGCGCGTGTTGAACAGGCGGGTGAGGTCGTCGACGTAGGCCAGGTCCTCCACGGCGGCGAAGCGGCCCAGGTTGCGCAGGGCCAGCGCCCAGTTGCGCACGAGGAAGCCCACGGTCTCCGCGTGGTGCTCCGCGGGCGCGCTGTCGTGGAAGAGCACCGCGTGGCCCAGCACCAGCTCTCCGTCCACGGCGGGGAAGGAGAGGGTGCGCGGCCAGGGGACCTGGAGCCCGTCGAGCTCCACGGGCGTGCGCGTGCCCGAGAGCCGCTCGATGAGCTGCGGGACGAGCGCTTCGTGCAGGTCCACCGGCAGCCCGCGCATGCCGTGCGAGCGGAAGCCCGCGCCGTTGGGGTCGCGCTCCAGGAGCATCACCGCGGAGGCGTTGGCCATGGACTCCAGCGCGTCCGAGGCGGCCGTGGACAGCCGCTCGCGGTCGAGCGTGGTGGCGATTCGCTGGCCTGCCTCCAGCAGCGCGACGTGCTGGCGCAGGGACGCGTTCTCACGCATCAGGTCTCGCGTGGTGAGCGCGCGGCGCAGCGCGTGCTCCAGGGCCTCCGGCGCCACGGGCTTGACCAGGTACTCCGCCGCGCCGCTCTTGATGGCGCGCACCGCGGGGGCCACCTTGTCCAGGCCGGTGATGACGAGCACCTCCACGCCGGGGTAGCGCTCGCGCACGTGGCGCAGCACCTCCATGCCGTCGCCGCCGGGGAGGATGAGGTCCGTCACCACCGCGTCGAACCGCTCCGCGGAGAGGGCGGCCTTCGCGTCCGCCACGGTGGGGACCGCCGTGACGAGATGTCCCGCGGCCGTGAGGTAGTCGCCGTAGAGGTTGCGGGCGATCTTTTCGTCGTCGACGAGGAGCAGTCGCGCCATGACTGTTCAGGGCTTAGCACCCAACGCTGGAAGGCTGCTAGGGTCCCCGGCCGTGCCCTTTGAAAGCGGACGGCGGCTCTGCCTGCTGGTGGAGGCCGGTGAGACGCGCTACGCGGTGGAGGCCACGTCCGTCATCGAGGTCGCGATGCCGGGCGCTCGCGGCGCGAGTCTGCGCGGCGTACTGGAAGTGAAGGACCTCGCCGCGCTGCTCGGCGGCCTGCCCGAGGACGTGCCGGGCATGGTGGTGGTCCTGGACGTCAGCCCCACGCTCGCGGTGCGGGTGCGCGCCGTGGTGGAGGTCGCGGATGTCGCGAGGGATCCGTTCTTCTTGCTGCCGCCGGGCCTGGCGGACTCGCTGGCGCCGCTGAGCCGGGGCGCGGTGCTGCACAAGGACCGGCTGTACCTGGAGCTCATCGTGGAGGCGCTGCCGCACCGGGCAGGCCCGCGCGCGGCCCCGCCGGAGCCCCGGCCCGTGCACTGGGCGGACGAGCCCCCGGAGCGGGCGCTGGTGCTGGAGTCCCAGGGGGTGCTGTTCGGCGTCCCGCTCGCTTGCGTGTCCCAGGTGGTGCCCCGGGGCGAGGCGTTCAGCGTGCTCCCGGTGCAGAGCGGGCCGGTGGCGGGCGTCTATCCGCACGCGCAGGCGCTCTGGCCCATCTGTTCGATTCCAGCGCTGCTGGGCGCGCCGGCCCGGGTGGAGGAGCTGTTCGTCCTCACGGAGCTGGCGGGCCGGAACGTGGGGCTGGCAGCCACCCGGGTGCTCGGTGTGCTGCAGAAGTTCAAGCCGGCCGAGCTTCCCGGAACATTCCGGGCGCCGGGGCTGCCGGATCCGGTGATGTTACTGGACCTGCAGCGCATGTTTTCTTGATCGGCCCAAAGCGCGAATCCTAAGCTTCTCCGATTGACACAGGGCGTGCAGGCAGGCTTGCTCGCCCGAAATCTCAAACGAATTCAGGGGGGTATGCGCCCCCCGAGGCCGGAGCCGATGCCCAAGAATCTGCTGATCGCCGACGACTCGCTCACCATCCGCAAGGTGATCGGGATGATCTTCGCGACGGAAGACTTCCAGGTGACCGCGGTGGACAACGGGCTGGACGCCATCTCCCGCACGCGCGAGCTGCGTCCGGACGTGGTGCTCGCCGACGTGATGATGCCGGGCAAGAGCGGCTACGAGGTCTGCGAGGCGCTCAAGAGCGACCCCTCCACGCAGGCCATCCCGGTGCTGCTGCTGGCCGGCACCTTCGAGGCGTTCGACGAGAACCGCGCGAAGGCCGCCCGGGCGGATGACCACATCACCAAGCCCTTCGAGAGCCAGATCCTCCTCGACAAGGTGAAGGCCCTGGTGGGCCAGAAGTCCAACACCATGCCCGCGTCCGCCGCGACGCGCGTGCTGCCGCAGACCGCCGCCCCGGTGGCTCCGGCCGGTGCGCCGCCCGCCGCCGCCGCGCCTCCGGGAGCGCGTCCCGCGGGTGCGCCGCCTCCGGGCGCTGTTCCTCCGGGTGCGCGTCCTCCGGGCGCGGGTATGCCGCCGCCGGGCGCGCGTCCTCCGGGCGCGGGTGTGCCGCCGCCGCCGGGCGCCGCGCGTCCGCTGCCGGGCGCTGTTCCTCCTGGCGCGCGTCCTCCGGGTGCGCCGCCTCCGGGCGCCATGCCGCCGGGTGCGCGTCCTCCGCCGGGTGCGCCGCCTCCGGGCATGGGCGCGCGTCCTCCGGGTGCGCCGCCTCCGGGCGCCATGCCTCCGGGTGCGCGTCCTCCGCCGGGCGCTGTTCCTCCTGGCGCGCGTCCTCCGGGTGCGCCGCCTCCGGGCATGGCCGCGCGTCCTCCGGGCCCTGGCGCCCCGAACATCCCGGGCGGCTTCCCGCGTCCTCCGGGCGCCGCGCCGCTGCCGTCCGCGCCTCCGCCCGCGGCGGTGCCTCCGGCCGCCCGTGCCCGGGATCCGTTCGGGCTGGGCGCTCCGGCCGCGCCCGCCGCTCAGGCGCGCACGGAGAGCATCCGCATCGAGGACTCGCTGCCCGAGCCCAGCGGCGCGGAGGAGATCTCCCTGGACATCGGTGGCCCTCCGGCGCCCGCCGCCACGCCCGCGCGCGCCCGTCCGGCCGCGGATGGCGGCGAGGCCCTGCTTCGCGAGGCGCTGTCGAAGGCGTCCCGCGAGGTCATCGAGAAGATCGCCTGGGAGGTCGTACCGCAGCTGGCGGAGACCATCATCCGGGAGGAGCTGGAGCGGCTCATCAAGGACCGCGAGACCCAGCATTGATTCGCAGTTCCCTCTGATTCCCCGCCGGCCCCGTCGGGGGCCGGCCGCTTGCAATGACTGACACGACTGAACTGTCCAAGGCCTACGAGCCCTCCGAAGTGGAGGCGCGGTGGTACAACCACTGGCTGGAGCGTGACTACTTCCGCGCCGAAGCCCCTTCCTCCAAGCCGCCGTTCAGCATCGTGCTGCCGCCGCCCAACGTGACGGGCAGCCTGCACATCGGCCACGCGCTCACCGCGACCATCCAGGACATCCTCACGCGCTGGAAGCGGATGAGCGGCTTCAACGCGCTCTGGCTGCCCGGCACGGACCACGCGGGCATCGCCACGCAGATGGTCGTGGAGAAGGAGCTCAAGAAGACGGAAGGCAAGAGCCGCCACGACCTGGGCCGCGAGGCGTTCCTCGAGCGCGTCTGGACGTGGAAGGGCAAGTTCGGCGCGCGCATCGGCGAGCAGCACCGCTACCTGGGCGCGTCCCTGGACTGGAGCCGCGAGCGCTTCACCATGGACGAGCAGTCCTCGGCCGCGGTGCGCGAGGTCTTCGTCCGGCTGTACGAAGAGGGCCTGATGTACCGGGCCCAGAAGCTCATCAACTGGTGCCCGTCCTGCCGCACGGCCCTCTCCGACCTGGAAGTGGAGCACGAGGAGAAGAACGGCTCGCTCTGGCACATCCGCTACCCGGTGAAGGACAGCGACCGCTCGCTCACCGTGGCGACGACGCGCCCGGAGACGCTGCTGGGCGACACGGCCGTCGCCGTGCACCCGGATGACCCGCGCTACCTGGGCCTCGTGGGCCGCAGCGTGTCCCTGCCGCTCACCGACCGCGAGATCCCCATCATCGCGGACGGGGAGCTGGTGAACATGGAGTTCGGCACCGGCGTGGTGAAGGTCACGCCCGCGCACGACTTCAACGACTACCAGACGGGCCTGCGCCACAAGCTGCCGATGCTGTCCATCCTGGACGAAGCGGCGCGCATGACGAAGGACACCGGCAAGTACGCGGGCCTGGATCGCGCGGAGGCGCGCAAGCAGGTGCTCGCGGACCTGACGGAGCTGGGCCTCCTGGAGAAGGAGGAGCCGCACAAGCTCAACGTGGGCACCTGCCAGCGCTGCGCCACGGTGGTGGAGCCGCGCCTGTCTCCGCAGTGGTTCATCAAGATTGAACCGCTGGCGAAGCCGGCCATCCAGGCCGTGGAGGAGGGCCGCACGAAGTTCGTCCCGGAGTCGTGGACGAACACGTACTTCCACTGGATGAACAACATCCACGACTGGTGCGTGAGCCGCCAGCTGTGGTGGGGCCACCAGATCCCCGCGTGGTACTGCGGCGCGTGCACCCCGGCGGAGGAGCGCTCCAAGGACACGGCGGACGTCATCGTGTCGCGCACGCCGCCAGAGTCCTGCCCGAAGTGCGGCGGCAAGGAGCTGACGCAGGATCCGGACGTGCTGGACACCTGGTTCTCGTCCGCGCTGTGGCCGTTCTCCACGCTGGGCTGGCCGAAGCAGACGGCGGATCTCCAGACCTTCTACCCGACGTCCGTGATGGAGACGGGCCACGACATCATCTTCTTCTGGGTCGCCCGGATGATGATGATGGGCCTGCACTTCATGGGCGATGTGCCCTTCCGCACCGTGTACCTGCACGCGATGGTGCGCGACGAGAAGGGCGAGAAGATGTCCAAGACGAAGGGGAACGTCATCGATCCCCTGGACGTCATCCTCGGCGCGAAGGCGGAGTCGCTGCAGCCGTCCCTGCGCAACCGCTTCCCGCAGGGCATGCCCGCCCACGGCGCGGACGCGCTGCGCTTCACGCTGGCGTCGCTCACGCAGCAGGGCCGTGACATCAAACTGTCGATGGATCGCCTGGGTGGCTACAAGGCGTTCTGCAACAAGCTGTGGAACGCCAGCCGCTTCGCCCTGATGAACATGGGCGACTTCAGCCTGGACAAGACGCCGCTGGAGGGCCGCGAGCTGACGCTGGCGGACCGATGGATCCTCTCCCGGCTGCAGAAGGCGACCCAGGAGACGCGCGCGTCGCTGGAGGCGTTCGGCTTCGCGGAGGCCGCGTCCACGCTGTACCAGTTCCTGTGGGCGGAGTTCTGCGACTGGTACATCGAGCTGGCGAAGGGCTCGCTGTACGGCGAGGACGCGGAGGCCAAGGACACCACGCGCGCGGTGCTGGTGACGTGCCTGGACCGCATCCTGCGGCTGATGCACCCGTTCATGCCGTTCATCACCGAGGAGATCTGGCAGAAGCTACCGATGTCCCGGCCCACGGAGAGCATCTGCATCGCGGCGTACCCGGAGCCGGAGTCGGCGTGGGTGGACGCGGCCGCGGAAGGCGAGATGGCGCCGGTCATCGCGGCCATCGAGGGCCTGCGCACGCTGCGCGGTGAGAGCAACCTGCCGCCGTCCGCCAAGGTGAAGGCGGTGGTGCAGAGCCCGGACGCGACGACGCGCGAGCTTCTGGAGCGCTGGCGCGCGTACCTGATGCCGCTCGCGGGCCTGTCCGAGGTGGTGGTGGGCCCCCCGGGCGCCAAGCCTCCGCAGGCGGCGGCGTTCGTGAGCGGCAACCTGGAGATCTACGTGCCCCTGGCGGGCCTGGTGGACCTGGACGCGGAGCGCGACCGCCTGAAGAAGGAGATCGCCCGCGCCGAGCAGGAGCTCGCCAGTTTGCAGCGCAAGCTGGACAACCCGAACTTCGTGGCCCGTGCTCCGCCGGACGTGGTGGAGAAGGACAAGGCCCGGGTGACGGAGCTCCAGGAGCGCACGGTCAAGCTGCAGGATCACCTCCAGCGCATCGCCCCGGAGCCCCCCATGTCCGAGACGCCGTCACCGTTACCGGGCAGCACCGAGTCCGAAGCCCCTGAAGCGTCCGAGTCCCCCGCGCCCGAGACAGCCCAGGTGAAGGTGGCCGCCGAGCCGCGGGCGCCGAAGGACGAAGAGGTGAACCTGGGGCAGGAGCTGAAGGGCGAGATTGAAGCCGAGGAGGCCTCGCAGGCGCCCCAGGCCGCGGATCCGGTGGTGGAGGAGGCCCTCAACAAGCTGCGCGAGGGCACCAAGGAAGGGCTGTCCGCGGCGGACCACCACGACCTGGGCGTCGCGTACATGAGCATGGGGCTCGTGGACGACGCGATGCGCGAGTTCGACCGGGCCAAGGAGGGCGGCGACACCCGCGAGGCGCCGGAGGGTTCGGCTGCGCCGGTGAAGAAGGCCTCCGCGAAGAAGGCGGCGGGCAAGAAGACGGCCGCGAAGAAGGCCGCCGCGACGAAGGCGGTGGGCAAGAAGGCCCCGGCGAAGAAGGCCTCCGCGAAGAAGGCGGCGGGCAAGAAGACGGCCGCGAAGAAGGCTCCGGCGAAGAAGGCCTCCGCGAAGAAGGCGGCGGGCAAGAAGACGGCCGCGAAGAAGGCGGCGGTGAAGAAGGCCCCGGCGAAGAAGGCTTCCGCGAAGAAGGCGGCGGGCAAGAAGACGGCCGCGAAGAAGGCCGCGGCGAAGAAGACCACTCGGGGCAAGCCGGCGCGCAAGGCGCGCCGGTAGGAGGCGGAAGTGCAGCAGGATTATCTCGATCGGCTCATCGCGCTGTCCCTCGACGAGGACCTGGGTGCGGCGGGGGACGTCACCTCGCTGGCGGTGGTCCCCGCCGAGGCGGAGGGCAGCGGTGAGCTGGTCGCGAAGGAGCAGATGATCGTCGCCGGCCTGGACGCCTTCGTCCGCGTCTTCCACATGGTGGACGCGGAGGTGGAGGTGGAGGTCCTCAAGCGCGACGGCGAGGAGATCAAACCGAAGGTGGTCGCCGCGCGCGTCCACGGCAAGCTGCGCTCGCTGCTGGCTGCGGAGCGCACGGCGCTCAACCTGGTGCAGCGCGCCGCCGGCATCGCGACGTTGGCCCAGCAGGCGATGACCTCCGTGCGGGGCTCGAAGCTGCGGGTGCTGGACACGCGCAAGACGCCGCCGGGTATGCGGGGCCTCGCGAAGCACGCAGTGCGCATGGGCGGCGCGTCCAACCACCGCTTCGGCCTCTTCGACGGCATCCTCATCAAGGACAATCACATCGCGGCCGTAGGTGGTGACATCACCGAAGCGGTGCGCCGCGCGAAGCTGAACGGTCCCCGGTTGGTGAAGATTGAGGTGGAGGTCACCAACTTCAAGCAGCTGGAGGAGGCCATCGCCGCGGGCGCGGACGTCATCATGTTGGACAACATGGACGACGCGCAGATCCGCGAAGCGGTGAAGCTGACGGCAAGCCGCGTGCCCATCGAAGTCTCGGGCGGCGTCACGCTGGACCGGCTGCCCCGGCTGGCGAAGCTGGGCGTGGACTTCGTGTCGATGGGCGCGCTGACGCATTCGGCGCGGGCCATGGACCTGTCGCTGGAGATCGCGACGACGAAGAAGCCCGCGCGCAAGCCCCGCTCCGCCTAGCGCGGAGGCAGGGCTTCATTCGCGGTGAGGGGGCTCACCGCGCGCCGGTGAGCGCCTCCACGCGAGGCTTGCCCTCCGCCGACGCGGGCATCCCCATCTCCAGCAGCGCGGACAGGGTCGGGGCCACGTCCACGGGGTTGATCTCCTCCAGGTACAGCCCCGGCTTCACGCCCTTGCCAGCGAACACCACGGGCACCTGCGTGTCATACGAGTACGGCGTGCCGTGGTTCGTGCCGCGCGGGTAGTCGCTGACGACCTGGAACGGCTTCGCCATGAACAGCACGTCACCGCTGCGCACCGGGTAGTAGCCACGGCGCATCGCCGCCATGAGCCCGCCCTCATCCGGTGCCGTGTCCAGGTCGTCCTTGGCCACCGCCCACACGGCATAGGGCTGCTTCGCCAGCCACGCCGCCGCCGCGCGCCGCACCGCCACCGCGTCCACCTGGCCGGACTCCAGCGCCTTGCCGCCCAGGTACACGTCCAGCTCCAGCAGCTTCACCGTGACGTCCACGTTGAACTTCGCCTTCAGCTCCTGCGCCAGCCCCTTCGCCGCCTCCACCGGGTTGAGCCGCGCCGCCGGCACGCCCGCCTGCGCCCACGCCTCCGGGATCTCCGCGCCGCCGTGGTCCGCCGACAGCGCGATGACCAGGTTCGCCTTGCCCCCCGCCGCGCGCTCGGCCGCGGCGATGAGCTCTCCCATCGCCACGTCCAGCCGCAGC
The sequence above is drawn from the Corallococcus sp. NCRR genome and encodes:
- the sinK gene encoding hybrid histidine protein kinase/response regulator SinK, which translates into the protein METPSPLAQLLQALDAGDLEKARLAAVALQRANAHTHQVAAEVLHELRQPLLGAKAYAQLLAEEAGSSGPLKLLLAQVERMEQIVSDFIRLASERPAPQQRLSLAAPIWAAAKVFSVNPDSARISLEVEAPEDLTIQGNARLIEQLTLNLLNNARDAMSGRGRVKVTLAREGASAALYVSDWGPGIPDELKTRIFEPYVSASKRGTGLGLAVCRRIAQEHQAQIALVPPTTLREVPPPATVFRVLFPPTDAPRPPRKRLLVVDDEGIIRMVFKDLMDKECEVIEAATGEAALEILRSSRVDLIVTDKNLPGISGLELAQHARKLDPASRVILMTGYPSLVTTQQALQLGVVDYLLKPFDDIRQVRALLRQALYTPAAPPVPAPSAAVRRVDVLEDNPATARLISEALTLLGLEARVVAGAEVATMEPPVGVVVSWDFAPAYGKKALELARALSQGAPFVVLAEHLTMDTALASLRAGAAACLPKLLSDTSALSRELGLAFKKTAS
- a CDS encoding demethoxyubiquinone hydroxylase family protein yields the protein MPQTNPFHSLVPRKLTDSELARSIRLNIEAELDAINLYAAHLDATDNEEAKAILRHVMDEEREHAALFWQLIARLDPEQAQHDREASQKYRLITTGASHEEVEAVSEGGGSEAAEVELPKRLTVGSLRK
- a CDS encoding GGDEF domain-containing protein encodes the protein MARLLLVDDEKIARNLYGDYLTAAGHLVTAVPTVADAKAALSAERFDAVVTDLILPGGDGMEVLRHVRERYPGVEVLVITGLDKVAPAVRAIKSGAAEYLVKPVAPEALEHALRRALTTRDLMRENASLRQHVALLEAGQRIATTLDRERLSTAASDALESMANASAVMLLERDPNGAGFRSHGMRGLPVDLHEALVPQLIERLSGTRTPVELDGLQVPWPRTLSFPAVDGELVLGHAVLFHDSAPAEHHAETVGFLVRNWALALRNLGRFAAVEDLAYVDDLTRLFNTRYLHLVLDREVNEALQTERPFSLLFLDLDRFKAINDTHGHLVGSRVLVEAARVLKGCVRDPDVVARFGGDEYVVLLRGTDSGGALKVAERIRRTMETHQFLGREGLALKLTTCIGVASFPEHAQDKDHLLDLSDRAMYRGKRGTRNVVYMAAQDLEATPAERRQNPPPPQGQG
- a CDS encoding chemotaxis protein CheW; this translates as MTVQGLAPNAGRLLGSPAVPFESGRRLCLLVEAGETRYAVEATSVIEVAMPGARGASLRGVLEVKDLAALLGGLPEDVPGMVVVLDVSPTLAVRVRAVVEVADVARDPFFLLPPGLADSLAPLSRGAVLHKDRLYLELIVEALPHRAGPRAAPPEPRPVHWADEPPERALVLESQGVLFGVPLACVSQVVPRGEAFSVLPVQSGPVAGVYPHAQALWPICSIPALLGAPARVEELFVLTELAGRNVGLAATRVLGVLQKFKPAELPGTFRAPGLPDPVMLLDLQRMFS
- a CDS encoding response regulator; protein product: MPKNLLIADDSLTIRKVIGMIFATEDFQVTAVDNGLDAISRTRELRPDVVLADVMMPGKSGYEVCEALKSDPSTQAIPVLLLAGTFEAFDENRAKAARADDHITKPFESQILLDKVKALVGQKSNTMPASAATRVLPQTAAPVAPAGAPPAAAAPPGARPAGAPPPGAVPPGARPPGAGMPPPGARPPGAGVPPPPGAARPLPGAVPPGARPPGAPPPGAMPPGARPPPGAPPPGMGARPPGAPPPGAMPPGARPPPGAVPPGARPPGAPPPGMAARPPGPGAPNIPGGFPRPPGAAPLPSAPPPAAVPPAARARDPFGLGAPAAPAAQARTESIRIEDSLPEPSGAEEISLDIGGPPAPAATPARARPAADGGEALLREALSKASREVIEKIAWEVVPQLAETIIREELERLIKDRETQH
- a CDS encoding valine--tRNA ligase, yielding MTDTTELSKAYEPSEVEARWYNHWLERDYFRAEAPSSKPPFSIVLPPPNVTGSLHIGHALTATIQDILTRWKRMSGFNALWLPGTDHAGIATQMVVEKELKKTEGKSRHDLGREAFLERVWTWKGKFGARIGEQHRYLGASLDWSRERFTMDEQSSAAVREVFVRLYEEGLMYRAQKLINWCPSCRTALSDLEVEHEEKNGSLWHIRYPVKDSDRSLTVATTRPETLLGDTAVAVHPDDPRYLGLVGRSVSLPLTDREIPIIADGELVNMEFGTGVVKVTPAHDFNDYQTGLRHKLPMLSILDEAARMTKDTGKYAGLDRAEARKQVLADLTELGLLEKEEPHKLNVGTCQRCATVVEPRLSPQWFIKIEPLAKPAIQAVEEGRTKFVPESWTNTYFHWMNNIHDWCVSRQLWWGHQIPAWYCGACTPAEERSKDTADVIVSRTPPESCPKCGGKELTQDPDVLDTWFSSALWPFSTLGWPKQTADLQTFYPTSVMETGHDIIFFWVARMMMMGLHFMGDVPFRTVYLHAMVRDEKGEKMSKTKGNVIDPLDVILGAKAESLQPSLRNRFPQGMPAHGADALRFTLASLTQQGRDIKLSMDRLGGYKAFCNKLWNASRFALMNMGDFSLDKTPLEGRELTLADRWILSRLQKATQETRASLEAFGFAEAASTLYQFLWAEFCDWYIELAKGSLYGEDAEAKDTTRAVLVTCLDRILRLMHPFMPFITEEIWQKLPMSRPTESICIAAYPEPESAWVDAAAEGEMAPVIAAIEGLRTLRGESNLPPSAKVKAVVQSPDATTRELLERWRAYLMPLAGLSEVVVGPPGAKPPQAAAFVSGNLEIYVPLAGLVDLDAERDRLKKEIARAEQELASLQRKLDNPNFVARAPPDVVEKDKARVTELQERTVKLQDHLQRIAPEPPMSETPSPLPGSTESEAPEASESPAPETAQVKVAAEPRAPKDEEVNLGQELKGEIEAEEASQAPQAADPVVEEALNKLREGTKEGLSAADHHDLGVAYMSMGLVDDAMREFDRAKEGGDTREAPEGSAAPVKKASAKKAAGKKTAAKKAAATKAVGKKAPAKKASAKKAAGKKTAAKKAPAKKASAKKAAGKKTAAKKAAVKKAPAKKASAKKAAGKKTAAKKAAAKKTTRGKPARKARR
- the nadC gene encoding carboxylating nicotinate-nucleotide diphosphorylase, whose protein sequence is MQQDYLDRLIALSLDEDLGAAGDVTSLAVVPAEAEGSGELVAKEQMIVAGLDAFVRVFHMVDAEVEVEVLKRDGEEIKPKVVAARVHGKLRSLLAAERTALNLVQRAAGIATLAQQAMTSVRGSKLRVLDTRKTPPGMRGLAKHAVRMGGASNHRFGLFDGILIKDNHIAAVGGDITEAVRRAKLNGPRLVKIEVEVTNFKQLEEAIAAGADVIMLDNMDDAQIREAVKLTASRVPIEVSGGVTLDRLPRLAKLGVDFVSMGALTHSARAMDLSLEIATTKKPARKPRSA